The following are from one region of the Acidobacteriota bacterium genome:
- the tig gene encoding trigger factor produces the protein MSPTDTTTKESTTKREIEVEIPAQEVSRQTEILIQKYQKMARLPGFRIGHVPASIIKQRFSEEIKTDVVEALIPRYFRQETERLGMHPVSQPRVTDLHVHDGEPLRFKAAFEVLPDVKAEGYKDLRAEKTEINVTDEDIAQAVADLQERAASFNPIEGRALAEGDFAQVSLDGTPKSEEGQPVHMDEVLVEIGGKNTMPEFTEHLTGANVGDERTFDVKYPDDTQDQRLAGKTLTYTVKVQGVKSKQLPELNEEFVKKLGEFSTIDEVRQRIREQMESERKHQAEHEAKDKLVAELVRRNEFEVPDSLIERQIDIRLERGLRALAAQGLTAEQMKKMDFQRLRVGQREQAIQDLKASLLLEKVADEEKVEVSDEEMDREVEALAQQSKQSPEAVRARLTQDGGLDRIRTRIRNEKTIDLLYRQSA, from the coding sequence GTGAGCCCCACAGACACTACAACGAAAGAAAGCACCACCAAGCGCGAGATTGAAGTCGAGATTCCGGCGCAAGAGGTTTCCCGCCAAACCGAGATCCTTATCCAGAAATATCAGAAGATGGCGCGTCTGCCCGGGTTTCGGATTGGCCACGTGCCAGCGTCCATCATCAAGCAGCGCTTTTCCGAAGAGATCAAGACCGACGTCGTCGAAGCTCTCATTCCCCGTTATTTTCGGCAGGAAACCGAGCGCCTCGGTATGCATCCTGTTTCCCAGCCGCGCGTGACGGACTTGCATGTGCATGATGGCGAACCGCTGCGCTTTAAAGCGGCGTTCGAAGTTTTGCCCGATGTCAAAGCCGAAGGCTACAAAGACCTGCGAGCTGAAAAAACAGAAATCAACGTTACTGACGAAGACATTGCCCAGGCTGTCGCCGATCTCCAGGAGCGCGCGGCGAGTTTCAATCCCATCGAAGGACGAGCATTGGCAGAAGGCGACTTTGCCCAAGTCTCGCTCGATGGCACGCCCAAATCAGAAGAAGGACAGCCCGTTCACATGGATGAGGTTCTGGTTGAAATCGGCGGGAAGAACACCATGCCTGAGTTCACCGAACATCTCACGGGCGCGAACGTCGGCGACGAACGCACGTTCGATGTGAAATATCCCGATGATACGCAGGATCAACGACTCGCGGGCAAAACCCTCACCTATACGGTGAAGGTGCAAGGGGTGAAGAGCAAGCAACTTCCCGAACTCAACGAAGAGTTCGTGAAGAAGCTGGGCGAGTTCTCTACCATTGACGAAGTCCGCCAACGGATTCGCGAGCAGATGGAATCCGAGCGCAAGCATCAGGCGGAACACGAAGCCAAGGACAAACTGGTCGCGGAACTGGTGCGCCGCAATGAATTTGAAGTGCCCGACTCGCTGATCGAACGCCAGATCGATATTCGTCTCGAACGCGGCCTGCGCGCTCTGGCTGCACAAGGGCTCACCGCCGAACAGATGAAGAAGATGGATTTTCAACGCCTGCGCGTGGGACAGCGCGAGCAGGCTATTCAGGACCTGAAGGCTTCGCTGCTGCTCGAAAAAGTGGCCGATGAAGAAAAAGTCGAAGTCAGTGACGAAGAGATGGATCGTGAAGTGGAAGCGCTGGCGCAACAGTCAAAACAGAGCCCGG